The Tenacibaculum sp. MAR_2010_89 sequence TGATTGCTGGTGGAGCAGAAAGTATGAGTTCTGTACCAATGACAGGGTTTAAACCAGAATTAAATTACGATACAGTAGCTGCTGGTCATGCTGATTATTATTGGGGAATGGGTAATACTGCTGAAGAAGTTGCTCAGAAATACAATATCTCTCGTAAAGATCAAGATGAATTTGCTTTAAACTCACATTTAAAAGCATTAAAAGCTCAAGAAGAAAATCGTTTTCAAGACCAAATTGTTCCTATAGAAGTTGAAGAAACTTATATAGATGCTAAAGGTAAAAGAGCAACAAGAAAATATACAGTAACTAAAGACGAAGGACCTCGTAAAGGTTCAAACATTGCTGGTTTAGAGCGTTTACGTCCAGTATTTGCTACTAATGGTAGTGTTACTGCTGGTAACTCTTCTCAAACTAGTGATGGTGCTGCTTTTGTAATGGTAATGAGCGAAGAAATGGTTAAGGAATTAAACCTAAAACCAATTGCTCGTATGGTTAGTTATGCTGCCGCTGGGGTACCTCCTAGAATTATGGGAATTGGACCAGTTGCTGCTATTCCAAAAGCATTAAAACAAGCAGGATTAAAACAAGAAGATATTAGCTTAATTGAATTAAATGAAGCATTTGCTTCTCAATCATTAGCTGTAATTCGTGAATTAGGATTAAATGCAGACATCATTAATGTAAATGGTGGTGCAATTGCATTAGGACATCCTTTAGGTTGTACTGGAGCTAAATTATCAGTTCAATTATTTGATGAAATGCGTAAGCGTAACATGCAAGGAAAATACGGAATGGTAACTATGTGCGTAGGAACTGGACAAGGTGCAGCAGGTATTTTTGAATTCTTAAACTAAAAAAACAAAACAAAATGTCAGATTTATTAAGAGGTGGGCAATTCCTAGTAAAAGAAACTAATTGCGAAGATATATTTACTCCTGAAGATTTTTCTGAGGAGCAGAGAATGATGAAAGAGGCCGTTATGGAATTTAACGATCGTGAAATCATTCCACATAAAACTCGTTTCGAGGCTAAAGATTATGCTTTAACTGAAGAAACTATGCGTAAAGCTGGTGAATTAGGTTTCTTAGGAGTATCTGTTCCTGAAGCTTACGGAGGCTTAGGAATGGGCTTTGTTTCTACAATGCTTACTTGTGACTATATTTCTAGTGGAACTGGATCTTTTAGTACTGCTTTTGGTGCGCATACTGGTATTGGTACTATGCCTATTACCTTATACGGTACTGAAGAACAAAAACAAAAATTTGTTCCTGCTTTAGCAATGGG is a genomic window containing:
- a CDS encoding acetyl-CoA C-acyltransferase, which codes for MKTAYIVKGYRTAVGKSKRGAFRFKRADELAAETIEYMMEQLPEFDKKRIDDVIVGNAMPEGSQGLNMARLISLMGLKIEDVPGVTVNRFCSSGLETIGMAVAKIQSGMADCVIAGGAESMSSVPMTGFKPELNYDTVAAGHADYYWGMGNTAEEVAQKYNISRKDQDEFALNSHLKALKAQEENRFQDQIVPIEVEETYIDAKGKRATRKYTVTKDEGPRKGSNIAGLERLRPVFATNGSVTAGNSSQTSDGAAFVMVMSEEMVKELNLKPIARMVSYAAAGVPPRIMGIGPVAAIPKALKQAGLKQEDISLIELNEAFASQSLAVIRELGLNADIINVNGGAIALGHPLGCTGAKLSVQLFDEMRKRNMQGKYGMVTMCVGTGQGAAGIFEFLN